The window ATCTGAAGGCCGACGAGAATAAGAAGGAAATCAGCGAGGACGAGCGCAAGCGCCACGAAGCCGAGGTGCAGAAGCTGACCGACGCGACGATCGCCGAACTCGACGCCGCCGCGAGTGCCAAGGAAAAGGAAATCCTGGGCTAGTGCTTTCGAGGCTGCGCCCCTCCGCCGTTTGTGTCGAGCGAAGTCGAGACACGCTGCGCTTGCGCCAGACTTCACGTGTCTCGACTTCGCTCGACACAAACGGGTTCTGAGGTTTTTGTGACGATTCAGAACCACGGCGCGCGCCATGTCGCCATCATCATGGACGGCAATGGTCGCTGGGCGAAGAAGCGGCTGCTGCCGCGCGTCGCGGGACACCGTGCGGGAGTCGAGGCGGTGCGCACGATCGTGCGCGCGGCGGGCGACATGGGGCTGGAGGCGCTGACCCTCTACGCCTTCTCGTCGGAAAACTGGAAGCGCCCCGAGGACGAGGTTTCCGACCTGATGGGGCTGATGAAGCGCTTCATCATCAGCGACCTCGACGAATTCGCCGCCAACGATGTGAAGCTCAAGGTCATCGGCGACTGGCGGGCGCTCGCACCCGACGTCGTCACGCTGATCGAAAATGCGCTCGACCGCACCGCGGGCAACAAGCGCACGACGCTTGCGGTCGCGCTCAACTATGGCGCGCAGGACGAACTGGTGCGGGCCGCGACCGCCGCGGCCGCCGAGGGTGCGATCACCGCGGAAGCGATCGAGGCGCATCTCGACACCGCCGACATGCCGCCGCTCGACCTGCTCATCCGCACCTCGGGCGAGGTACGGCTGTCGAACTTCCTGCTCTGGCAGGCGGCCTATGCCGAACTCTATTTCACCGATCGGCTGTGGCCGGACTTCAAGCCCGCCGACCTTCAGGCGGCGCTCGACCATTTTGCGCGGCGCGAACGCCGTTACGGGGGACTATAGGGCATGGCGGCAGGGAAATCGGACCTGATGGTACGCGCGGGATCGGCGGTCATCCTGGTCGCCATCGCGGGCGCGGCGCTGTGGTTCGGCGGGATCGCCTTTGCGCTGCTGCTGCTCGTCGGGGCGGCGCTGCTGCTGGTCGAATGGTTCGCACTGGTGCGCGCGATGACGCTGGGCACTGGTGCCAAGACCGGCTTGATGGTCCTCGGCCCCGTGCTGACGATCGGGGCGGTCGGCGGGCTATGGTTTATCCGCGACACGCTCGGCATGACCGCCGCGCTGTGGGTTTTCGCGATGGTCTGGGCGACCGACATCGGCGCCTATTTCGCCGGGCGCGCCTTTGGCGGCGCGCGGCTCGCGCCCAAAATCAGCCCGTCGAAGACCTGGTCCGGCCTGTTCGGCGGCATGATCGCGGCGCTCGTCGCGGGTGCGACTCTCGGCGACCGGGCGGGCATCATCGGGGTGCCGCTGTGGATCGGCCTCGTCATGGGCCTGATCGCGCAACTCGGCGACCTCGGCCAGAGCTGGATGAAGCGCCGCGCCGGGGTCAAGGATTCGGGTAAGCTGATTCCCGGCCATGGCGGCGTCTTCGACCGTGTCGACGGGCTGTTGCCGGTCGCGCTGATCCTCGGCGCGCTGGCCTTTGCCGGCGATATTATCGTGCGAACGGCGCACTGATATGACACGTCGCCTCTCGCTGTTCGGCGCGACGGGATCGGTCGGGCAATCGACCCTCGATCTGGTGCGCCGCGACGGCGAGGCGTGGACCGTCGGCGTGCTGACCGCGAACAGCGACGTTGCTGAGTTGGCGAAGCTCGCCAGGGAGTTTAGCCCCGAAATCGCGGTGATCGCCGACGAGGCGCGCTACGCCGATCTGCGCGATGCGCTCGCCGGAACCGGAATCGACGTCGCCGCCGGAGCCGACGCCTTGGTCGCGGCGGCAAAGCAATCTACCGATCTCGTGATGGCGGCGATCGTCGGCTGCGCGGGGCTTGCCCCGACGATGGCGGCGCTCGAGGCCGGCACCCCGGTCGCTCTCGCCAACAAGGAAGCGCTTGTATCGGCGGGCGAGTTGATGACCGCCGCCGCGCGCGCGTCGGGGGCGCCGATCCTGCCGGTCGACAGCGAGCATAATGCGATCTTCCAGTGCCTTGCCGGCGGCCGCATCGACCAGGTGCGCCGCATCATCCTGACCGCCAGCGGCGGGCCGTTCCGCACGATGAGCGCCGCCGACATGGCGCGTGTCACCCCGGCGCAGGCGGTCGCGCATCCCAATTGGTCGATGGGCGCCAAGATCAGCGTCGATTCGGCGACGATGATGAACAAGGGCCTCGAACTGATCGAGGCCCATCACCTGTTCCCGGTCGGGCTCGACCGCATCGAAATCCTCGTTCATCCGCAGTCGGTGATCCACAGCCTCGTCGAATATATCGACTGCTCGACGCTGGCGCAGCTCGGCTCGCCCGACATGCGGATCCCGATCAGCAGCGCGCTCGCCTGGCCCGACCGCATGGCGACGCCCTGCGCGCCGCTCGACCTCGCGACCATTGCGCGGCTTGATTTCGAGGCGCCCGACGAGGCGCGTTTCCCCGCGACTGCGCTGTGCCGCGCCGCGATCGCCGAGGGCGGCGCGCGCCCGGCGCAGCTCAACGCCGCGAACGAGGTGGCGGTCGCTGCTTTCCTCGCCGGTCGGATCTCCTTCCCCGCGATCGTCGACACGGTGCGGCGCGTGCTCGATGCCTCCGCGCCCGCCGCTCCGACGTCGCTTCAGGACATATTCAGCGTCGACGCCGCATCCCGCGCCGCCGCGCAGCATTTTGTGGATCAGTTCGAACATGTCTAACGTGCCATATTGGCTTTATATCGTTGCATTTCTCGCGGTGCTCGGCCCGCTCGTCTTCGTCCACGAATATGGCCATTATATCGTCGGTCGCTGGTGCGGGGTGAAGTCCGATACCTTCTCGATCGGGTTCGGGCGCAAAATCCTCGGCTGGACCGACAAGCGTGGGACCGAATGGAAGATCGGCTGGCTGCCGCTCGGCGGCTATGTCCAGTTCGCGGGCGACCGCGATGCGGTCAGCCAGCCCGACGCCGACTGGCAGAGGCTGTCCGACGCCGAACGCGCGCATACCTTTCCCGCCCAGCCGGTGTGGAAACGCGCATTGATCGTCCTCGCCGGGCCGGTCACCAACTTCCTGTTCGCGATCCTGATCCTCGCCGGCTTCGCGGCGTTCGTCGGCACGCCCACGACGCCGCCGATCGCCGGCGGCATCGTCGCGGGGTCGCCCGCCGAAGCCGCGGGTATGCGTACGGGCGACCGCATCCTGTCGATCGACGGGCGCCCGATCGAGGTTTTCATGGATATCACGATGGCGGTCGCGCACCGGCCGGGCGAGGCGATGGATGTCCGGCTCGACCGCGCGGGGACCGAACGCACGCTGCGTCTGACGCCGCGGCTGTACAAGGCGAAGGACTCGTTCGGCAACGATGTGAAGATGGCGATCATTGGCATCGAGCAGCGGGGCGAGCGCGTTTTTCAGACCGTCCCGCTGAGCGAAGCGCCGATCGTCGCGGTGCGGCAGACCGGCCAGATCATCAGCCAGACGGGCGACGTCCTCATCCAGTTTCTTACCGGCAACCGCTC is drawn from Sphingopyxis sp. OPL5 and contains these coding sequences:
- the uppS gene encoding polyprenyl diphosphate synthase yields the protein MTIQNHGARHVAIIMDGNGRWAKKRLLPRVAGHRAGVEAVRTIVRAAGDMGLEALTLYAFSSENWKRPEDEVSDLMGLMKRFIISDLDEFAANDVKLKVIGDWRALAPDVVTLIENALDRTAGNKRTTLAVALNYGAQDELVRAATAAAAEGAITAEAIEAHLDTADMPPLDLLIRTSGEVRLSNFLLWQAAYAELYFTDRLWPDFKPADLQAALDHFARRERRYGGL
- a CDS encoding phosphatidate cytidylyltransferase, producing MAAGKSDLMVRAGSAVILVAIAGAALWFGGIAFALLLLVGAALLLVEWFALVRAMTLGTGAKTGLMVLGPVLTIGAVGGLWFIRDTLGMTAALWVFAMVWATDIGAYFAGRAFGGARLAPKISPSKTWSGLFGGMIAALVAGATLGDRAGIIGVPLWIGLVMGLIAQLGDLGQSWMKRRAGVKDSGKLIPGHGGVFDRVDGLLPVALILGALAFAGDIIVRTAH
- a CDS encoding 1-deoxy-D-xylulose-5-phosphate reductoisomerase encodes the protein MTRRLSLFGATGSVGQSTLDLVRRDGEAWTVGVLTANSDVAELAKLAREFSPEIAVIADEARYADLRDALAGTGIDVAAGADALVAAAKQSTDLVMAAIVGCAGLAPTMAALEAGTPVALANKEALVSAGELMTAAARASGAPILPVDSEHNAIFQCLAGGRIDQVRRIILTASGGPFRTMSAADMARVTPAQAVAHPNWSMGAKISVDSATMMNKGLELIEAHHLFPVGLDRIEILVHPQSVIHSLVEYIDCSTLAQLGSPDMRIPISSALAWPDRMATPCAPLDLATIARLDFEAPDEARFPATALCRAAIAEGGARPAQLNAANEVAVAAFLAGRISFPAIVDTVRRVLDASAPAAPTSLQDIFSVDAASRAAAQHFVDQFEHV
- the rseP gene encoding RIP metalloprotease RseP; this translates as MSNVPYWLYIVAFLAVLGPLVFVHEYGHYIVGRWCGVKSDTFSIGFGRKILGWTDKRGTEWKIGWLPLGGYVQFAGDRDAVSQPDADWQRLSDAERAHTFPAQPVWKRALIVLAGPVTNFLFAILILAGFAAFVGTPTTPPIAGGIVAGSPAEAAGMRTGDRILSIDGRPIEVFMDITMAVAHRPGEAMDVRLDRAGTERTLRLTPRLYKAKDSFGNDVKMAIIGIEQRGERVFQTVPLSEAPIVAVRQTGQIISQTGDVLIQFLTGNRSIKDMSGPLGIAKVSGEAATLGPDSFIFLIALVSINLGFINLLPLPMLDGGHLLFYAYEAIRRRPAPAAAQEWAFRFGFAAIVTLMLVVTFNDLASFGLWDGIARLIG